In Felis catus isolate Fca126 chromosome A3, F.catus_Fca126_mat1.0, whole genome shotgun sequence, a single genomic region encodes these proteins:
- the LOC111559876 gene encoding uncharacterized protein LOC111559876 isoform X1, translating to MSSQKCGLAASHRGPPPSGRPLHLHARTRAHAHARALARAHGPALPAGEAGEAEARAPVTDRRGGGAERAPRSLQSQETGTPAFRAPKPTAILLGGHVKGSLKVKTQVWEHQEPSRTTVQGQAILSEFPSSPSCPGRPLGFRWLRLIPSCFRAGTEEKRLVLDRDSLVSNLYQRLPRSRWSENFEFLSPAAGPVGRVAPLATSRTSGGTFWNGRMHWLRICREEVTSSAHPTVVPQSELGNKD from the exons ATGAGCAGCCAGAAATGCGGCCTGGCCGCCTCGCACCGCGGGCCCCCACCCTCCGGCCGGCCCTTACACCTccacgcgcgcacgcgcgcgcacgcacatgcACGCGCCCTTGCACGCGCACACGGCCCGGCCCTCCCTGCCGGAGAAGCCGGAGAAGCGGAGGCCCGGGCACCAGTGACTGACCGCAGG GGAGGGGGAGCTGAGAGAGCCCCACGGAGCCTGCAGTCCCAGGAAACCGGAACGCCTGCTTTCAGGGCCCCGAAGCCCACCGCGATCCTCCTTGGAGGTCACGTGAAGGGAAGCCTGAAAG TGAAAACCCAGGTCTGGGAGCATCAGGAGCCTTCCAGGACCACCGTCCAAGGACAGGCAATCCTGTCCGAATTTCCATCAAGTCCGTCGTGTCCCGGGAGGCCGCTTGGTTTCCGGTGGCTTCGCCTGATTCCTTCCTGCTTCAGAGCAG GCACAGAAGAGAAACGGCTTGTGCTGGACAGAGATTCTCTGGTGTCAAATCTTTATCAAAGGCTTCCTAGATCCAGGTGGAGTGAGAACTTCGAGTTCCTAAGCCCAGCCGCTGGCCCAGTTGGGCGAGTGGCTCCCTTGGCTACCTCCAGGACAAGCGGAGGAACGTTTTGGAATGGACGAATGCATTGGCTTAGAATCTGCAGGGAGGAAGTGACCTCGTCTGCCCACCCCACGGTCGTACCACAGAGCGAGCTCGGGAATAAAGATTAA
- the LOC111559876 gene encoding uncharacterized protein LOC111559876 isoform X2 — translation MSSQKCGLAASHRGPPPSGRPLHLHARTRAHAHARALARAHGPALPAGEAGEAEARAPVTDRRVRPGEKAGEVKTQVWEHQEPSRTTVQGQAILSEFPSSPSCPGRPLGFRWLRLIPSCFRAGTEEKRLVLDRDSLVSNLYQRLPRSRWSENFEFLSPAAGPVGRVAPLATSRTSGGTFWNGRMHWLRICREEVTSSAHPTVVPQSELGNKD, via the exons ATGAGCAGCCAGAAATGCGGCCTGGCCGCCTCGCACCGCGGGCCCCCACCCTCCGGCCGGCCCTTACACCTccacgcgcgcacgcgcgcgcacgcacatgcACGCGCCCTTGCACGCGCACACGGCCCGGCCCTCCCTGCCGGAGAAGCCGGAGAAGCGGAGGCCCGGGCACCAGTGACTGACCGCAGGGTGAGGCCCggggagaaggcaggagagg TGAAAACCCAGGTCTGGGAGCATCAGGAGCCTTCCAGGACCACCGTCCAAGGACAGGCAATCCTGTCCGAATTTCCATCAAGTCCGTCGTGTCCCGGGAGGCCGCTTGGTTTCCGGTGGCTTCGCCTGATTCCTTCCTGCTTCAGAGCAG GCACAGAAGAGAAACGGCTTGTGCTGGACAGAGATTCTCTGGTGTCAAATCTTTATCAAAGGCTTCCTAGATCCAGGTGGAGTGAGAACTTCGAGTTCCTAAGCCCAGCCGCTGGCCCAGTTGGGCGAGTGGCTCCCTTGGCTACCTCCAGGACAAGCGGAGGAACGTTTTGGAATGGACGAATGCATTGGCTTAGAATCTGCAGGGAGGAAGTGACCTCGTCTGCCCACCCCACGGTCGTACCACAGAGCGAGCTCGGGAATAAAGATTAA